One Bacteroidia bacterium genomic window carries:
- a CDS encoding AsmA-like C-terminal region-containing protein: protein MKRKKIRWVFFFAFLIPISLLGFTLVYVYQNQQTIVQAEIDALNQGFQGKISIGETHLAPFENFPYISIKVDSVKVFESKKENAYSILEVADIYVGLDISDIIQGKIDIKKLLIEDGFFDIVLHEDGTNNLSNALASQGEEEESEPLHIHLQNIELRNLDVHKINESSGLDVEAYIYWAEGSFKSTEGHIAANIDTGFDLNIMVDGDTTFIKHKHIEFHTDVDFDERTGQLSIAPSDIVTEYADFDLTGTVNTKNKMDLDLEIKGTKPNFDLFIAFAPAEIIPILERYKNAGKIYFNSTIQGPAAFGYSPFVNIDFGASEAFLENTRFGRRVEEMGFEGHFSNGGKRDLSTMQFSMSNMTANLEKGKFIGNVEVKNFEEPDIKMEVDAQFELDFIAEFLNLNEYEDAEGTVDLKMNFHDIIDLDNPEEVLNNLDQAYYSELTLKNLSINAAQLPAPLKNLNAHMIIKGKRAELDQFEVKFGESDLSMRGYLTDLPAIIHHSDVPVFTHLEIKSDVLDIAEISSFSAEDSTGIDERIEDLRLGLSFQASARDFTEAKHLPSGEFFVDSLHAQLKHYPHELHDFHVDLLIDEHDIRIKDFTGYIDKSDFHVDGEIHEYAFWMKDTLNGDVDLDIGITSRLLRLEDIFSYQGENYVPEDYRHEEFDNLALHFSSSMHYKDSELQSIDIDLDKFDAKMHLHPMRFKDFNGRIHYEDEHLLLENFHAQMGRSIFNVNMDYFLGADSTIKKRDNYLSLKTNYIDFDQLSNYNLAPPQKNKAVAVEQKTVQTDTADVAEHAEAFNLYELPFTDMRFDVDIGHFIYHRLDLQNINADLRITQDHYVYVDTLSLNAAGGEFHMKGYFNGSDPKHIYLKPDIDVQHVDLDKLLFKFENFGQDVIVSENLHGELSAKITGNIRVYPDFVPDLDQSEVHMDVVAVNGRLENYDYMLMLSDYFGDKDLSNVRFDTLRNHLDVTNGVLSIPNMTIESTLGHMDISGSQDMNDNIEYYMRIPWKLIKQGARNRIFGSKKNKEDSTTEDEIIEVDPNKKVRYLNVKIMGTLDDFDVKMGKKKE, encoded by the coding sequence ATGAAACGGAAAAAAATTCGGTGGGTTTTTTTCTTTGCCTTTCTCATCCCTATCAGCTTGCTAGGATTCACTTTGGTCTATGTTTATCAAAATCAACAGACCATCGTGCAAGCCGAAATAGATGCCTTGAACCAGGGGTTTCAAGGAAAGATTAGCATTGGTGAAACCCATTTGGCCCCTTTTGAGAACTTCCCTTATATCTCCATCAAGGTGGATAGTGTTAAGGTATTTGAGTCCAAGAAGGAAAATGCGTACAGTATTTTGGAAGTGGCTGACATTTATGTGGGCCTGGATATCTCGGATATTATTCAAGGGAAAATCGACATCAAAAAACTCCTGATAGAAGATGGATTTTTTGACATCGTACTTCATGAAGACGGAACAAACAATTTAAGCAATGCTCTAGCCAGCCAGGGAGAGGAAGAGGAATCCGAGCCTTTACACATCCATCTGCAAAATATTGAGCTAAGAAACTTAGACGTCCATAAAATCAATGAGAGTAGCGGCCTGGATGTCGAAGCCTACATTTATTGGGCAGAAGGAAGCTTTAAAAGTACCGAAGGTCATATAGCAGCCAACATCGATACGGGTTTTGATCTGAATATCATGGTCGATGGCGATACCACCTTTATAAAACATAAGCATATTGAATTTCATACGGATGTCGATTTTGATGAACGTACAGGCCAATTAAGCATAGCACCTTCGGACATCGTAACGGAATATGCCGATTTTGATCTTACGGGCACAGTGAATACCAAAAACAAGATGGATTTGGACCTGGAAATAAAAGGGACAAAACCCAATTTTGATCTGTTCATTGCCTTTGCTCCAGCTGAGATTATTCCTATTCTCGAGCGCTACAAAAATGCCGGGAAGATCTACTTTAATTCCACTATTCAGGGCCCCGCGGCATTTGGCTACAGTCCCTTTGTTAATATTGACTTTGGAGCGAGTGAGGCTTTTTTAGAAAATACCCGTTTTGGACGCCGGGTAGAAGAGATGGGATTTGAAGGTCATTTCAGCAATGGTGGGAAAAGAGACCTTTCTACCATGCAATTCTCCATGAGCAATATGACCGCCAATCTGGAAAAAGGGAAGTTTATCGGTAATGTAGAGGTCAAAAATTTCGAAGAGCCAGACATCAAGATGGAGGTCGATGCGCAATTCGAATTAGATTTTATTGCAGAATTTCTCAACCTAAACGAATACGAAGATGCTGAGGGAACGGTCGATCTTAAAATGAATTTTCATGACATCATTGATTTAGACAATCCCGAAGAAGTCCTGAACAATTTGGATCAGGCCTACTACAGCGAACTGACCTTAAAAAACCTAAGCATAAACGCTGCTCAATTACCAGCTCCCTTGAAAAATCTTAATGCGCACATGATTATCAAGGGAAAACGAGCAGAATTGGATCAATTTGAAGTCAAATTTGGGGAGTCCGATTTGTCCATGCGTGGTTACCTCACAGATTTACCCGCCATCATCCACCACAGCGATGTGCCTGTTTTTACCCATCTGGAGATCAAATCTGATGTGCTGGATATAGCTGAAATAAGTTCTTTTTCAGCAGAAGATAGCACAGGTATAGATGAAAGGATAGAAGACTTAAGATTAGGTCTGTCATTTCAAGCTTCGGCCCGAGATTTTACTGAGGCTAAACACCTCCCGAGTGGGGAGTTTTTCGTAGACAGCTTGCATGCACAACTCAAGCACTATCCGCATGAATTACATGATTTTCATGTGGATCTTTTGATTGATGAGCATGACATCCGAATCAAAGATTTCACGGGCTATATCGATAAGTCAGATTTTCATGTGGATGGGGAAATTCATGAGTATGCCTTTTGGATGAAAGACACCCTCAATGGGGATGTCGACTTGGATATTGGTATTACCTCCCGGCTTCTTCGTCTGGAGGACATCTTTAGCTATCAAGGAGAGAATTATGTGCCGGAGGATTATCGCCATGAAGAGTTTGATAATCTGGCTCTACACTTTTCTTCCAGCATGCATTACAAGGATTCGGAATTACAATCCATCGATATCGATCTGGATAAATTCGATGCCAAAATGCATTTGCATCCCATGCGTTTCAAAGACTTTAACGGACGCATACATTATGAAGATGAACATCTCTTGCTGGAAAACTTTCACGCGCAAATGGGGAGAAGCATATTCAATGTGAACATGGATTACTTTTTGGGAGCAGATTCGACGATCAAAAAGAGAGATAATTATCTGAGTTTAAAGACTAATTACATTGATTTTGACCAACTCAGCAATTACAATCTTGCTCCGCCCCAAAAAAATAAGGCGGTAGCCGTGGAACAAAAAACTGTCCAGACAGATACAGCAGATGTCGCTGAACATGCAGAGGCCTTCAACTTATATGAATTGCCTTTTACCGATATGCGCTTTGATGTAGATATTGGCCATTTCATCTACCACCGACTGGATCTCCAAAACATTAATGCAGATTTACGGATTACGCAGGATCATTATGTTTATGTGGACACCTTAAGCCTGAATGCCGCTGGTGGGGAATTTCACATGAAGGGCTATTTCAACGGAAGCGACCCCAAACATATTTACCTGAAACCGGATATAGATGTTCAACATGTGGATCTGGACAAACTCTTATTCAAATTTGAGAATTTCGGTCAGGATGTGATTGTCTCAGAAAATTTGCACGGCGAACTCTCAGCAAAGATCACGGGCAATATTCGCGTTTATCCTGATTTTGTTCCTGACCTGGATCAATCAGAAGTGCACATGGATGTTGTAGCGGTGAATGGGCGATTGGAGAACTATGACTATATGTTGATGCTATCAGATTATTTTGGGGATAAGGATTTGTCCAATGTTCGTTTTGACACCCTGAGAAATCATCTGGATGTAACCAATGGCGTGCTGTCTATTCCCAACATGACCATAGAATCTACTCTGGGACATATGGATATTTCGGGAAGCCAGGACATGAATGACAACATCGAATACTATATGCGCATTCCCTGGAAATTGATCAAACAAGGAGCACGCAATCGAATATTTGGAAGTAAGAAAAATAAGGAGGATTCGACTACAGAAGATGAAATCATTGAGGTCGATCCCAATAAGAAAGTCCGCTATTTGAATGTAAAAATCATGGGGACCCTGGATGATTTTGATGTAAAAATGGGGAAGAAGAAGGAATGA